Proteins found in one Triticum aestivum cultivar Chinese Spring chromosome 4D, IWGSC CS RefSeq v2.1, whole genome shotgun sequence genomic segment:
- the LOC123100616 gene encoding 12-oxophytodienoate reductase 1, which yields METKTTTPLLTPYKMGDFNLAHRVVLAPLTRCRSYGNIAQPHNALYYAQRAAPGVLLIAEACAVSEAARGYPHVPGLWSQEQVEAWRPVVDAVHAKGAVFFCQLWHTGRVSPTEFQPNGQAPVSSTDKQVPPEVAHDGSVLEFAPPRRLETEEIPHIVNDFRVAARNAMRAGFDGVEIHAGNGYLIDQFMKDGVNDRTDEYGGGLDNRCRFAAEVIAAVCHEAGAGRVGVRLSPFADYVDCVDSDPEALALHVMGVMNGLGVLYCHMIEPRMCVNEWMIPRRLLPFRKAFKGTFMVNGGYDREEGDKAVAEGYADLVAYGRLFLANPDLPERFRRNAVLNKYDRSTFYTSDPVVGYTDYPFLETED from the exons ATGGAGACGAAGACGACTACTCCGCTCCTGACTCCGTACAAGATGGGCGATTTCAACCTGGCGCATAG GGTTGTTCTCGCGCCGCTGACGCGGTGCAGGTCGTACGGGAACATCGCCCAGCCGCACAACGCGCTGTACTACGCGCAGAGGGCGGCGCCGGGCGTCCTCCTCATCGCCGAGGCCTGCGCCGTGTCCGAGGCCGCGCGGGGCTACCCGCACGTGCCCGGCCTGTGGAGCCAGGAGCAGGTGGAGGCGTGGAGGCCGGTGGTCGACGCTGTGCACGCCAAGGGCGCCGTCTTCTTCTGCCAGCTATGGCACACGGGCCGCGTCTCGCCCACCG AGTTCCAGCCTAATGGGCAAGCTCCGGTGTCGAGCACGGATAAGCAAGTGCCGCCTGAGGTCGCCCATGACGGTAGTGTCCTGGAGTTCGCGCCCCCTCGAAGATTGGAGACGGAGGAGATACCCCACATCGTCAACGACTTCCGGGTCGCCGCTAGGAACGCCATGAGAGCCG GGTTCGACGGCGTGGAGATCCACGCCGGCAACGGGTACCTGATCGACCAGTTCATGAAGGACGGCGTCAACGACCGGACCGACGAGTACGGCGGCGGCCTGGACAACCGCTGCCGCTTCGCCGCCGAGGTGATCGCGGCCGTGTGCCACGAGGCCGGCGCGGGCCGCGTGGGCGTGCGCCTCTCCCCGTTCGCCGACTACGTCGACTGCGTGGACTCCGACCCGGAGGCGCTCGCGCTGCACGTGATGGGCGTCATGAACGGGCTCGGTGTCCTCTACTGCCACATGATCGAGCCGCGGATGTGCGTCAACGAGTGGATGATCCCGCGGCGCCTGCTGCCGTTCAGGAAGGCGTTCAAGGGCACCTTCATGGTGAACGGCGGGTACGACCGGGAGGAAGGGGACAAGGCCGTCGCCGAAGGCTACGCTGATCTTGTGGCGTACGGGCGGCTCTTCCTGGCCAACCCCGACCTGCCAGAGAGGTTCAGGAGGAACGCGGTTCTGAATAAGTATGACAGGAGCACGTTCTACACATCTGATCCTGTTGTTGGGTACACCgattacccttttcttgaaacggAGGATTAG